The Nicotiana tomentosiformis chromosome 2, ASM39032v3, whole genome shotgun sequence genome includes the window tttgtttggctctgcaactgggctattgcttATCAGCGTTTAGAGTATTTCGAGTTGCagaccgagttccaccatgaatacTATTTTCAGgatcggaacgttggttcgcctccaTGGCCGCATGTGAATTGacgtctattggctcttcgacccAAGCTCCAACGAAATCGACGAATGGCCTTCCACCCCCggggttaagttgttgttctcatcttgaaggcgaGCTTCGTTGtcaataggtagggccattaattgagaattcgtcgttttcaacctgaaattaaagatacttacaagagcaagtgtaaaatggtgtgtttcaTAGAGATTTGTACCAAATagccactgttatccttagccccacggtgggcgccaaactcttaacccaaaaaacggatagagttgaatttatacgtagttctaaggatacgtggtacaaCTTGGCACAAATCGAAAAGTGAGTAGAAATATCCTAGGTATTGACTGTATGAAGAATGAAATACCAACCAAATTGAAATAGAAAGCTATTTTAtcaacaagcaagatgaatcaatatatATAGCTCACAAGAGGGTAATCTCAATATAAATATCAGTATGTTTTTCtctgtgaatatcaataatatgagagtgtatcaatTCCTTAATGTTCGATTCTCTACAGAAATAATAattatccctcttatagtggagggatcctgctttagatataattaaaaatacatagtggggatcccatgatagattagcttttaactaatttccgccgagattctctcccttagtgtggtTATAATGGCTCTTGTCTTTTGGATCGATCTTGATTTGACTAGGTGTTGGTCGATTTCCaggtttagagctcgatattggctcgagtTCGATATTGGCTCggggctcggtattggtcggtctttGGCTCTTAGGCTCGATGACACCAcctcacatcatagttcgatttggactcgagctcggtacTTAATTGGTCCCCGAAATTTGAGCTTGGTAACTTGGCTTCAGATCTCatttcgatattatgaagacgaccTTCTATCCATTacgttccaatcttgactaattatTCGAAGGTCGaaaaccggttttgaccgtatacatatTTCTCTAAATTCAAGATAAAATTACATATTTAAAACTACATAAAAATgtattaaaatttaaaactttattaattaaaatattttgaaaaagatATTTCGTCGTACAACTCATTGGTTTGGTTTGGGGCATTGCATATTAAATTTACCTTGAAATATATTCACACTTGtgtaaattaaaataatattagatATCCTGATCTCCACTGATCATGTTTTTGTAgtgtttaaaatttattggaGAGCATGATTAAAAATTCAATACATTacatattttttgtttaattgaATTCATGCTTAAGTAGTTCATGTATGGCCTCTAGTCTTGTCTGCACTCGATCTTTTATGATGAAGAATAAATGGAATACATTATGTGAATGGCCTAAAGAATGTatttgataaaaatattattttggcaATAATACTTAGTTGATTACACGTCCTCATAACAATATATACATTTCACacacgcaaaaaaaaaaaaaaaaaaaaaggaatgcaCCCTCAAGCCTTAAGACATAAAAGGTTATATTCAAAATGTTTAACGtcttagaattttcttttcaacaaACTGAAATAAAAGATACGTTGAAAGGAAATGCATAAAAGCCTAAGATTAAGAGTAGCTAGTAAACTTACTATTGCCACATATTCAAGTTGACGTGAATACAAAAATTGAAGTGTAAAAGTTGTGAACAATAATCCTACTGTATGTATATGCAAGAAAATCTAAAAAGTTAAAAATGTGTTTTCTTTGCCAACGTTGAGATACCCCATGAAGAATTCGACTGTCACGCCCCCAAATTGGCGTGGGACGTGATTGGCACTCAATCTTTACAACTCGTTGAGTAAACTTTATACTATTTGTATCAAATTTCAAGTTCAATAGCAAAGAAATTAATATGCTTAAATATTAATTCTAATCAAATTGCAGTTCTTAAGCTCACTgataaaattgaataaataaaggATAAATCCCAAAATATTTTAATACCGACCCACTAACAAGTCACGAGCCTCTAGaatgtaaaaaataaaatttaaaatacatagcCTACGGGGGCATCcccggaaataaaataaaagtaaaaaaagaagaagtcatAAATAATAGTCTAAAAAGGGTCCGCTACCGTTGGGATGAATCAACGGAGTCTCTAAACTGAATCTAGAATATCTCCTCTAGCCACGTGCCTCGTTACCTGCTTTCTCAATACCTGCCACACGGCGTAGCTGGCCCAAACGAGCTAAGTACCACCAAAGGATACCCAGTAAGTCTCATAGGCTACCTCCTAAAAAGGCGGAGCGAGACCTTCCGAAAAatataagaaagaaaaggaatatacgaaaaatcatataaaattttacaacCAAGTAATAATCTGGAAACTGAAACTGTAAGCTAAACTATAAACTAAAACTTAACATAGAAATTGAGTCCATAACTGATATCTAAAATAGAAAATgagttatatatattttaagacatAGCTTTGCTGAAAATTGTTGCGCATAATGGCTCTGCGTATGTGAGCATTTGGGAACACGTACGGGGGAGTGTCGGCCTATCTCCCCAACAAACAGTTAGCACCTACGAGCGTGGGGTAGGTAACCCTTACATCATGGAACTCACGCTGGGGGAGCTTGGCCACTTCTCCCTACTGAATGTGATCACATTGATGCATGAATTAATGTTGAAACTGAATATtaaactgaatgtgaatatcacAAATAAAGGCACATAGAAACTGGTAATACTAAGGTCgtactaaataaaaataaagtgaaCTAAGTATTAGATCACTAGAAGACATGACTTAGCTTTATCTAGAATATGGAGCACAGGGATTCTAATGGAATTCTCTACTAGGAAAGTAAACCTCAACTCACCTCAATTACAAGCTCAACTTTGCCTCCACATATCTTCCAGGCAATCTCAAATCACCAATTTCTCTAACTACATGACAATTGGGTTCAACTTAAATTAATACATGTCCAAAGAATACAACTATATACACAATTCTCTTGTTCTAGAAAAATTTTACTTAAGTTCTAAAATACTAATTAGTCTGTAATAACTCAATAAATCAATTTGTAATGTTTAATCCCACAACTCATTTAAACAAGTTATAACTACGAagttttctattttgtttttccTTCCAAACTTCATCACTGCCCAACAATAGGTAATCGCGATTCCAATAATAAATTCATAGCAAATACAACCAAGGCTTTTACTATATTGTaataatattattgaataaatCCCAAGCATTTAaaatccttttattttattttttaaaaaactcAAATCTTAAAATCCTACCCTTATCTCAATTGATAGTAGATAAATAAATTTTACCAGAGAAGAGTATATGGGTACCTCTGAATGAGAGTCAATCTGCCACTTTTAATTTCAAAATTCTCGTGAAATCAAACTCTCCAGATAACCCAAGCAGTTGCAGACTTGCGGTGGACAAGCTTGAGAAAACAGAAACTTTGTTTTACATAGCTAAATAATTGCCTAATTATTTCTTTCTTTTCAGTTGTTTACTTGACTTCTCTCACCATATTTTAAACTAATATATATGCTACTTATCCTTCATtacactaactaataagaaatTATTCAATACACTCGGATACTAAAAACTTTCAGCAAATTTGTTTTCCAACTAAAAGTCAGGTAACTTAGTTTATTATTAAGTATTCGTCCTAACATATTAGTTCATATCCTATACGCATATTATCCCAAATACTTCGCTTAAATCGTGCAAGTTCTTATACCTTTCGAGCACTTTAATTATGTTATGAACTCCGAGATTATTACAATTTTAAGCTAGAAATTTATGGGgatttacattctcccccgcttaagaatatttgtcctcgaatgttgagtCTTAATTGCTTTTTTTTAGTTTAAAAGAAAGATCTTAGGACCCCAAAAATTGTCTTAACTCCTACAATTTCCAAAAGAATCTGAGTTTTCTCAGTAACTAGAGCTATCCAAAATTTTTAACATGTCCAACAACCCAATAACAATAACACTTTGCACATCTGGCCACTCAATCCAATAATATACAATATCAACGCACACCCATATACTCGCCAAAGCCATTTTATATCATTATAAGTACAAATATCACATAATTTGATAatctaaatattttaaaacttaAATTGAATTATGTACCTAAAATCtcgaacaaataaggatactttttattCATGACTTCCTCGGGCTCCCACATAGCTTCCTCAGCTAAGTGGTTGCTCCATATTACTTTTACCTAAGCAACGTGTTTGGATCGAAGTCTACGAACATGCCTGTCTACTATAGCTACAAGGATCTCCTAATATGTCAGAGTATCATCTACCTCTATCTCCTGTCTATCAAGTACATGACTCGGGTCGTGAAAGTACTGTCTTAGCATGGACACATAAAAAACTGGATGTACAGAAGATAACTCTGGAGGTAAAGCTAATCGATACGCCACAAGCTCAATCCTTTCAAGAATTGGATAAGGCCCTATATATCTTGGGCTAAGCTTCCATTTTCTACCAAActtcataatacccttcattggAGAAATCTTCAAAAAATACATAGTCACCCTCTTTGAACTCAAGATCACGACATCTTATATTAGAGTATGACTTTTGTCGGCTTTGAGCTATTTTAAGTTGTTCTTGAATAAGTttcacctttttcaaggcatcatgTACTATCTTTGGCCCAATAAGCTTTGTTTCACCTATCTCAAACCACCCTACAGGCGAACGACATcacctcccatatagggcctcaaaTGGGGCAATCTGAATGCTTGCTTGAtaattgttattatatgcaaactcaatcaAAGGTAGATGATCATCCTCGTTTCCATTAAAATCAAGAACACAGGCTTGTAACATATCTTTCAAAGTATGAATTGTCCTCTCGGCCTTTCCGTATGTTTGAGGGGGAAAAGTTGTACTCAGATTAACTCTGGTACCGAGACCTTCCTAAAAACTCTACTAGAACTGGGCAGTAAATGGTGCACCCCTGtcagaaataatagacatgggagaACCATACAACTAAACAATCTCCTTTATGTATAATGATGCATACTCGGGTGCCGTGTAGGTTGTTTTGACTAGTAAAACGTGAGCTGACTTAGTGAGTCGGTCTACTATGACCCAAATAGAGTCATATTTCTTAAAAGTTCGAGGCAAgccaaccacaaaatccatatttatTGGTTCTCATTTCCATTCGGGTATTTCAATGACTTGAGCTAAGCCACTTGGCCTCTGGTGTTCAGCTTTTACTTGCAGACAATTAAGGTACCGTAATACATAATCTGCAATATCTCGCTTCATATTATTCCACCAATAAACATCCATCAAATCATGATATATTTTGGTAGAACCTGGATGTATTGAATATCTGAAGTTGTGATCTTCTATCATAATTGCCCTTCGAAGAACTTCCACATTAGGCACGCATAAACGGCCATCAAGTCTAATCACACCATTCTCATCAAGTGCAAAATTCTTAATCTTGCCACTAAGGACACCTTCCTGAGCTTAAGCAAGCTAGGGTCATCAAATTATTTGGCTTTAACTTGCGCTACTAAAGTAAACTTAGCACTCATACTTGCTATCAACCTTTAATCATACTTCTCATCGAGATGAACCCCTTGTCTAGCTATTTGTTGGGCTTCCTTAACTATTGGACGTTCGATCACACACAACCTGGTCAAACTCTCCATGGATCTTCTGCTTAGAGCATCAGCAACCATATTCGCTTTGCCGGGATGGTAAAGGATATTACAATCATAATCTTTAAGGAACTCCAACCACCTACCTTGGATCATATTCAACTCTTCCTGCTTGAATATATACTGCAAACTTTTGtcatgtgtataaatgtcatatttcTCTCCATAAAGGTAGTGATGCCATATCTTTAGACCAAAAATAATTGTTGCTAGCTCAATATCGTGGGTAGGATAATTTCTCTCACGATTATTTAACTACCTAGAAGCATAAGAAATTATCTTGTCATTCTGCATAAGAACACATCCTAATCCTActctcgaagcatcacaatagatcacACATTTACCTATAGGGGTAGGTAGATTCAGGATTGGTGTTGTAGTTAACCTGTTCTTGATTTATTGAAAAGTTCTCACAAGTTTCAGACCATTGGAACTTCACATTTTTCTAAGTTAACTTTGTCAATGGGGAAGCTACTGAAGAGAACTCTTCTACAAAACGGCGGTAGTAACCTGCCAACCCTAGAAAACTGCAACTCTTTGTAGGGGTCGTCGGTCTAGGGCAACTCTTAACTACTTCTATTTTCTGTGGGTCTACTCTAATGCCTTCTTCTGAGACCATGTGTCCCAAAAATATAACTgtatcgagccaaaattcacatttggaaAATTTGGCATAAAGATGACGGTCCTTGAGTATTTGAAGAATTGTTATCAAGTAATTCCCATGCTCTTTCTGGATACGGgaatataccaaaatatcatcgataaatactaTGAAAAGGGAATCTAAGAAATTCTTGAATACTTTGTTCATAAAGTCCATAAAAGTTGTTGgtgcattggtcagcccaaaggacatcactaaaaaatcttagtgaccataccgagtcctgaaagctattttcgagaTGTCTGCTTCTCTGATTTTTAATTAATGGTATCCCGATCTCAGATCTATTTTTGAGAAATACCTGGCACcctacaactgatcaaataaatcgtcTATCCTGGGCAGTGGATATTTACATTTGATAGTAACCTTATTCAGCAGGcggtaatctatacacatccataAGGAACCATTTtttttcttcacgaacaacactggAGCACCCTAAGGTAAAACACTAGGTTgaataaaacccttatctaaGAGGTCTTGTAACTtcttcttaagttcatttagcTCAGATGGAGCCATTCTGTAAGGAGGAATCAAGATTGGTTGGGTTCCTTGCAATGTGTCTATACCAAACTCAACCTCCTTATTTGGTGGTATCTGTGGGAGATCATCCGGGAATACGTCTAAAAATTCTTTCACAATCGGTACTGATTCAAGCAATGGGGAGCCAACTTTCATATCTCGCGCATGTGCTAGATACGTCAAACACCCGTTGCTTACTAGTTTTCTatccttaaggtaagaaataaacttacccaCAGGCCTACCCACTTCACCTCTAACTTTAATTGGATATTCCCCAATAAATGAGGGTTTAACCGTCTTCACGTGGCAATTAACTGTAGCATGACaaggagataaccagtccatgccaactatgatatcaaagtctaccatatctaACAAGTTCAAATCGGCTAATGTTTCTCGGCCCTAAACTGTGATGATGCAGTTTCTGAATATATACTCAACTTTAACAGACTCCCTTATAGGTGTGGAAACCTCAAACGGAACCCCTAATATTTCTGGTGCTTTTCCAAACTCGACACAAAAATAAGGAGACACATAGGATAAATTTGAACGAGGATCAACTACTACATAAGCAAGGCGACCACAAACCGAGAGAATACTTGTAATACTCTGTTAGACGCCTCAGCATTCTGGCTATCTAGAACTGCATAGAATACGGCCGGTCTGCCTCCTCCCTAAGCTCCACCTTTATTGTCACCACGCCCAGTCTGAGTATTAGATACCCAAACTGGATGAGGTGCAACTATAGAATTACCAATGGATATTTCCTGTCTTATTGGAGTTTTCCCTGGAGTTTGTCCAAGTAGTGGACAGTCTCTCTTAATATGACCCGGATCATGGCAGTGGAACAACCTTTCTGACCCAAAAGTCATTTTCCTAGATGTCTTTTGCTGTACGAAGGACATATAGGATAGGAGTACCGAGATTGACCCTGAATAGTTAAACTTTGTCCCTGAGGGGCTTGACCCTTACTCTGCTGGCCATGTCTAAGTGGAGCTGGATAAAGAGATGAGTGGGCCGTTGATTGAATGTGAGCTAAATGATTCATGCTCTTACCCCCAACTGAAAATCCACTATAAATACCTGTAGTTCTAGACTTCTTGCTATTATCTCTAGCTTCTCTGGAAATTTTATCAAAAGCCTCCTTACGTGTAGCGATATTGACAACCTGAAGATAAATCTTGTCATCCTGATGTGAAGTCATATCTTTTTCCATATATGGATTCAATCCTTCAATAAACCTGCTCACTTTTTCTCTCTCTATCTATATCAAATTAGATGCATATTCTAACCTATTTTTGTAAATTCCATCTCATATTCAGTCACTGACATGGTACCCTGTTTAAGATGTTCGAACTGACGTCGGAGCTCATCCATCTGACTGCTAGGAAAAAACTTGGCCCTGAAACCTTCTTTGAACTGGGGCCAAGTAAGTAGC containing:
- the LOC104105027 gene encoding uncharacterized protein, translating into MVADALSRRSMESLTRLCVIERPIVKEAQQIARQGEGVLSGKIKNFALDENGVIRLDGRLCVPNVEVLRRAIMIEDHNFRYSIHPGSTKIYHDLMDVYWWNNMKRDIADYVLRYLNCLQVKAEHQRPSGLAQVIEIPEWK
- the LOC138905442 gene encoding uncharacterized protein, whose amino-acid sequence is MVDFDIIVGMDWLSPCHATVNCHVKTVKPSFIGEYPIKVRGEVGRPVGKFISYLKDRKLVSNGCLTYLAHARDMKVGSPLLESVPIVKEFLDVFPDDLPQIPPNKEVEFGIDTLQGTQPILIPPYRMAPSELNELKKKLQDLLDKGFIQPSVLP